The Geotoga petraea region ATGAAAGTAGCTAAAAAATTCAATATAGTAGATAAACCAGATAAAATATTAAAGCAGCATGAAAAAGCTACTCCTTATTTAGGTGGAGTGGCTATATTACTATCATTTTCTTTATTTGTAGATCATGGGTTTTATTTTTTGCTTTTTTCATCGATAATAACTTTATTAGGTGTGATTGATGATATAAAAGGGATATCGGCTTTATTCAGATTTATTTCTGAATTTATAATATCCTTTTTCACTGCATATTATATTCTTGATTATTCAAACATAATTTTGACTTTATTTTTGGCTTTTGTAGGGGTTAGTATGATAAATTCTTTCAATATGATAGATGGAATGGATGGATTGTCATCGGGATTAGCTATGATAAGTTTGATGATTTTTTATTATTTTCTTGGATTTCAATCAATTATAATAATAATATTAGCAATTTTAGGCTTTTATTTTTATAATTATCCCCCAGCAAAAATTTTTTTGGGAGATGGTGGTTCTTACCTAATTGGTTTCATATTGTATTATTATATATTACTGATGACAAATAATTTTGGATATGGAGGTTTTTTCGTATCGCTCGTTATACTGGGTTTTTTCTTAACAGATTTAGTATGGGCATTTATAAGAAGAATTCTAAACTCGGGTAAAGTGTTTGAGGGGGATAAAGACCACATATACGATAAAGCAAGGGTTTTCTTTAAAAATGATAAAAGAATTTTAACTTTGATGTATTTAATAAACATTGTTTTTGGATTATTCTCAGTTATCACATGGAATTTTAAATATTTTGGTGTTATAATTTCATTGATAGCATTTATTTTAATCGGGTACCTATTTAAATTATATAAGAAAACTTGAAAAGAGGTGTTTTTAATTGGCTTTTTTAAAAGGCCTTAATAATACAAATTTAAAAATCAAGCCAAAATCGGTAGAACAATTATTTTTTGACGAATATGAAGATTCAAAAAACACTATAGAAATCTATGAAAATTATTCTTATTCTGTAGATTTTAAGTCAGGGAATTACAAATGGTTTGATGATGAATTTAATTTGTTAACAAATGAAAGTGAAGATAAACTAAGTATAGAGATAGAATACATACCTCTTATTTTAACTTACATGAGAATTAATGAATTTATGGAATCAGGCAAAAGGTCAATGCTTTCTTTTTTATCTACTGAGCTTACAAAGGTAACCAATGAATTGATTAATAAAGAAAGTATTGCCTATACTTTTGATCAAAGTGGAAGAAATGTCATGTTGTTTATCAAAAAGTTAGAAAAAGATTTATATGAACATCACATTATTGTTAATTTTGATGGTCATGATAATTATTTTGATTTGATGGCTCTTTCAAATGAACAAAAAATAAAAAAATTTTATTCAGATTTGATAGATGAAACAAATAAATTGAGGATAAAAATATTACCAACAATAATAGAAAATATGACACAATTTTCTAACAACATTATAGAAAAAATAAATGTTATAAAATCTCAAGATATAAAAGACATTAGAGACAAATATTTTAATATCTTTGATTTTGATATACTTGAATTTATTGAAAGAGAAGTTCACAGAACAATATTAGATGATTTAAACGAGTACATTTATTATGTGAAAACTAATTCTTATGATGAAGATTCTGAATTTAAGCCCAAAGTAGAACTTGATTTTTTAATTGAAGATATGGATTCTTTGGAAAAAGAATTAAGACAGGTTATAAATGATGCACATATTTTTAATAACAGCGAATCAGAAGAAGTTAACTACGAATTATACGATGAAATTGAGGAAGAACTTATGGAACATATGGATAAATTAATTTCAGATGAGATAATTGATGAAGATGATTTTATCATTGAAGGAAAAAGTATAATAGAAAGTTTGCAATTTGTTTACGATGATATAGATGCGGAAAAAGTAGAAATAGAAAGAAAGATACTTTTAAATATAATAAATGCTTATGGTATATCAATTATAAATGAAAATTTTAACTTGATACAAAAAATCTTTTACAAACTCAATTTAGAAGAAGAACTTGAAAAGTTGTATGAAGTTTCAGAAGATAAAAAAATCAGTGATTACAAAAAATGGTATAATAAATTATTTGAATTAACAGGTAGAAATTTAAAAAAAGAAATCAACAATTAAAGCCTTTTTTTAAAGGCTTTAATTTTTTAGACGATTAATATAATGAATCTTTCCAAGGAGGATTAATATGAGTGAAGAAAATATAAACTTATCTATATCAGGAATAATTAATGAGAAAAAAGAGATCCCAAAAGAAGAATATAAAAATTTTGATACAATGGTACAAAGCTACATTAATGAAACACGTGGTATTTTGACAAATATAAAGATAAATGGGAAAGAAATTCCTTTAAATTATTATAATGAAATTAAAGGTGCTTTTTTTGAAGGAGGAGAAACTGTAGAGTTAGAGTTTTCTTCTAAAAAAGATGTTTTAAAGGATTTGATTACCCAAGGATTTGAATATATTGAAAAACTTGAAATGAATTTAGAAAATATATCAAAAGAAGTATTGATGAACACTGAAGAAGGCCATAAAATGCTAAACAGTATAGCAGAGGGCTTTGAAGCTTTATTGAATATTTTATCCCAAGTTACAAAATTTACTGAAGATAAACTTTATACAGACGAAGATTTAGAGAAGATAAAAGAAGTAGTAACTACTATAGTAAAAGCTCAAGAGGATCAGGATTATTTAGAAGTATCAGATATAATAGATTTTGATCTTCCAGAAGTAATTAAAATTTTTGAAAAAGGATTTAAAGAAGCTGACAGAATTTTAAACGAAACATCAAATTAAGAGGTGGTATAAAATGTACGAGAATCCCAATTCATCAAAATATTTAGAAAATTCGGTAAATACTGCAAGCCCTGCAAAATTGGTAGAAATGTTATACCAAAATTCTATTGAAAGATTAGAAAAATCAAAAAATATGATTAAGAACAAAAATTTTTCAGAGGCAAACAAACAAATAATCAGAGTGCAAGATATTATAACAGAATTAAATGTTTCTTTAGATTTAAAAGCTGGAGGAGAGATATCTCAAAATCTTAGAGCCTTATATAATTACATGAACAGAAGACTTATAGAAGCTAATTTGAAAAAAGATGTTGACATCTTAGATGAAGTTAAAACAATGATA contains the following coding sequences:
- a CDS encoding glycosyltransferase family 4 protein; protein product: MEIKYILVFSLSIVLTFLMMKVAKKFNIVDKPDKILKQHEKATPYLGGVAILLSFSLFVDHGFYFLLFSSIITLLGVIDDIKGISALFRFISEFIISFFTAYYILDYSNIILTLFLAFVGVSMINSFNMIDGMDGLSSGLAMISLMIFYYFLGFQSIIIIILAILGFYFYNYPPAKIFLGDGGSYLIGFILYYYILLMTNNFGYGGFFVSLVILGFFLTDLVWAFIRRILNSGKVFEGDKDHIYDKARVFFKNDKRILTLMYLINIVFGLFSVITWNFKYFGVIISLIAFILIGYLFKLYKKT
- the fliS gene encoding flagellar export chaperone FliS; its protein translation is MYENPNSSKYLENSVNTASPAKLVEMLYQNSIERLEKSKNMIKNKNFSEANKQIIRVQDIITELNVSLDLKAGGEISQNLRALYNYMNRRLIEANLKKDVDILDEVKTMIKDLLETWKEAMIKANETVKDLNKNSHQSKFDVQT